The Rhodoligotrophos appendicifer sequence AGAGAGGCATGGATCTTTGTGCGGCCGCCGATAATGGGCTTTAAACCACGCTGTACCGCCAGCATCGACAGGAGAAGCTTGCCGTCGAACTCCCGGTTCAAGGTTTCGACGGGAAGCAGCAGATTACTCGGCAGCGCGCGAGACATTTTCGATGAAGATCCGAGGCATGCGAAGGCTATGCGCCTCAAAATTGATGCTCTGAGCGCGGACCTCCTACCACTCCTGGAAGGTAAAGGCAAACTGCACAGCCTGGTTGCAGGCTTCGGTGGCCGGCAACTCTTTCCTACATTAGGCCTCTATTCCGCCGCAAAGCTGTACTGGAACGGAAGTTCGGTTCAGTTTAGGGATGGAAGCGAATCGGTCCCAACAGACTACGATCCCAGTGTTCAGTGTCATTTGTATAACGACCATCCGAGATGGTCAGGGGTATCTCGATGACGGTTGCCGACGACACAGCCATGGTCAGGGCGCAATACGCCTGCTTCATAGGGGCGACACCTGTCCTTCTTTGGAATCTCCCCCCGGCTGAGCGAACCCGCCGACTGCTCGCGCGTTTCGCGATCCAGGTCATCGAAAACGCTCCCCAGGGCCCTGGCCCGGTAATGCTCATCCGGGCGGAGGCCGTACTCGACGATATCGTCATCGATGCCTTGGCTGACCGTCCCGGAACCCTCTTGGTCATGGATGACGGCCGGCCCGTGGCGTGTTGCTGTACACCGGATCAGATCGCCCAGGCAAAAGCGCTGCTTGGCGACCGAGGCGCTTGGCAGAATTCTGGAAGTTTTCGGGCGCTGACAGCTCCGCAATTGGCGGGATCGCATAATAAATTTCTCCGCAAGCGGCAGGATGCCTTCGCCGAGCTGGTGACGCCCGCGGCGGCCCCGGTCATTGAACGCAAGCTGTTCGATGCGTCCTACAAGGGCGTGACCGACGCCGTGACCAAATATCTTTGGCCGAGCATCGCCTTCCGTCTCGTGAAATTCTGTGCGTGGGCAGGCATCTCGCCGAACCAGGTCACCTTCGTCAGCCTGCTGGCTTCCATAGCGACCCTGCTCCTCTTCTATCAGGGCTCCTTTCTCTCCGGTCTCGCCTGCGCCTGGCTGATGGCGCTGTTGGATACAGTCGATGGCAAGCTCGCTCGCGTCACCGCGACCTCAAGCAAGTGGGGCAATATTTTCGACCACGGCATCGACCTGATTGCACCGCCGTTGTGGTGGGTGGCGTGGTGGTACGGACTCCAAGATTATTCTCTCGGAGCGCACGACCTCGTTCTGGTCGCTGTCGTGTTCGGCCATATCGCGGGCAAGCTCGTGGAAAAGACCTTCATTTCCAGTTTCGGTCTGAAGATCCATGTATGGCGGGAGCTGGATTCCAATTTTCGCCTGATCACGGCGCGGCGTAATCCCAACGTGGTCATTCTCACCGTAGTGACGCTGCTGGCGAATCCGTCCACAGCCTACATGACGATGATGGTGTGGATCTATTTCTGCCTGTTCTTCCATCTCTATCGTCTGGGATATGCATATTACCTCCGCTCCCAGGGGATCTCGATCCAGAGCTGGCTCGAAGATATCG is a genomic window containing:
- a CDS encoding CDP-alcohol phosphatidyltransferase family protein; translated protein: MTVADDTAMVRAQYACFIGATPVLLWNLPPAERTRRLLARFAIQVIENAPQGPGPVMLIRAEAVLDDIVIDALADRPGTLLVMDDGRPVACCCTPDQIAQAKALLGDRGAWQNSGSFRALTAPQLAGSHNKFLRKRQDAFAELVTPAAAPVIERKLFDASYKGVTDAVTKYLWPSIAFRLVKFCAWAGISPNQVTFVSLLASIATLLLFYQGSFLSGLACAWLMALLDTVDGKLARVTATSSKWGNIFDHGIDLIAPPLWWVAWWYGLQDYSLGAHDLVLVAVVFGHIAGKLVEKTFISSFGLKIHVWRELDSNFRLITARRNPNVVILTVVTLLANPSTAYMTMMVWIYFCLFFHLYRLGYAYYLRSQGISIQSWLEDIELTDPDLGYQSGKAA